CCTGCGGATACTCGCGGACCGGCCTCCCGACTGCATCGTCTCCGATTACGATATGCCGGGCACGGACGGTATCGAGTTCCTCGACGATGTCCGCGAGCGGTATCCGGAGTTGCCGTTCGTCCTCTACACCGGCAAGGGAAGCGAAGAGATCGCTGCGGAGGCCATTTCGGCCGGCGTCACCGACTACATTCAAAAACAGGGTGGAAACGAGCGCTACCTGCTTCTCGCGACCCGGATCCGAAACGCGGTCAAGAGGTACCGGGCCGAGAAGGCCACCGAAGAACAAAAAGAGCAGCTTCGATTGTTCTTTCAGGAATCGTCAATCGGGGCGATACAGTGGGACGACACGTTCCGGTTCAAGCGCCTGAACGACCGGGCCGAGGAGATTCTCGGCTACGAGGAAGCCGAACTGCGCGGCGAGTCCTGGGAGACGATCGTCGCCGCCGACGACCGCGGACGCGTCGGCGACGTCGTTTCGGACCTCCTCGACGCCGACGGAGGGAGGAACATCCTCAACAGAAACGTCCGAAAGGACGGCGACGTCCGGATCTGCGAGTGGTACAATCGGGTCGTCACGAACGAGGACGGCGAGGTCGAGGCCATCTTCTCGCAGTTTCAGGACGTAACGGAGCGCGAGCGACGCAAGCGGGAACTGGCGGAGCACGAGACCATCGTCAGCGCGTTGCCCGACGCGGTGTACGTGATCGATGAGGACGGGCGGTTCACACACGTGAACGAGGAGCTCGTCGAGTTGGTGGGGTACGACCGGGAGACGATCATCGGCAACACACCGTCGTTGTTCAAAGACGATGACGCGGTCGAGCAAGCCGAGGGGCAACTGCGGCGACTGTTGTCGAGTGACGGCCCGGAGACAGTTTCGTTCGAAGTGACGCTACAGCCACGGGACGGAACCCCGGTGGTCTGTGAGGACCACATGGGCGTACTCCCTTACAACGGCGAGTGCTTCGAGGGCTCGGTCGGAACCCTCCGGGACGTCACCGACCAGAAGCAACGGCGCGAGGAACTCGACCGCCGGACCGAGGAACTCAAGGCGTTGAACACCCGCCTCGAAGCCCAGTACCGGCAGCTCTTCGAGGAAGCGCCGGTCATGGCGGTCGTGACGGAAATGGAGGGGGACACGCCGATCATCGAGGACTGCAACCGGCTGTTCGCCGAGCGGTTGGGCTACGAGAGGGCGGCGGTCGTCGACGAACCCCTCGAGTCGTTCTACGCACCCGAGTCGCGCCGACGGTTGCTGGATCGCGGCGGGTACGAGCGGGCGCTGGACGGCGAGTTCGCGCGCGAGCGCCGGAAGCTGCTGACCGCCGACGGTGAGACGATCGAGACGCTCCTTCGGGCAGTTCCTCGGCGGGAGACGGACGAAGACGCGGACAGCACGCTCAGGCTATACGTCGGTCTCGACGGGAGCGAACAGCTCTTTCGGGAGCGAGAGCGCTTAGACGAGTTCAGCAGCATCGTCGGCCACGACCTTCGGAGTCCGTTGCAGGTCGCCGAGGGGCGGCTGGAACTCGCCAGCGAAGCGCACAGTAGCGAACATCTCGACACGGCGCGGGCCGCCCTCGACCGGATGGATCGGATCATCGAGGACGTGCTGTGGCTGGCGCGCAACGGCCGGGACATCGGGTCGGTGAACCCGGTCCCGGTCGGCGAGCCGATCGAGGCGTCGTGGGGGCTGGTGAGCGATGCCGCCGAGGGGGCGACGCTGCGGTACGCGGACGGGCTCTCGGAGGCGACGATACGGGTCGACGAGGACCGATTCCGCCAGCTGCTCGAGAACCTGTTCGGAAACGCGATCGAACACGGCGGCGAGGGAGTGACAGTCACCGTCGGGCGGGTGGACGACGGGTTGTACGTCGAAGACGACGGTCCCGGTGTCGCTCCCGCAGCGCGCGACGAGATATTCGGCGCGGGGTACTCGACGAGTGAGGACGGGACCGGCTTCGGGCTGCGCATCGTCGAGCGGGTCGCCGAGGCTCACGGCTGGGCGGTTCGCGTCGTGGAAGGGTCCGACGGCGGGGCGCGGTTCGAAATAACCGGGATCGATTCCCTCGAGTAGCGAATCCGCTGTTGACGGTGCCAGATCGCTCCGCCTTCTTCTGGTCTCGGAGCAGTCCGTTCATTTGTCGCCCGTCGTTACCGACCCCGATGCCCTCCACTGCAGGAGTCTTCTCGACGCGGGGTAGCCGGCGAGTGGAGCTGCTCGGTATCCCCCTCGTCGACCTGATACTGACAGACAAACGAATATACACACGACGCACGAGGATCACGCCGTTCGACGGAACGACCGGCGGATCACTCGTGAGTCGGTGTTATTTGATTTCGTCCACCAGCATGAGCGGTCGCGACGGTTCGTGCCCGAGGCCTCTCGCCTGCCCGGCTGAACCGCCCGGGATCGGGGCCTGGACGCACGATGCGTTCACTCCACGCGCTCGAGGCCCGTCAGTTCGATGCGCGCCCCCCCGAGAGAGGCCTCGGAGACCGCAACGTTCCAGCGGTGGGCCGCAGCGACGTGTCGAACGCGAGCCAGCCCGAATCCGGCGTGGCCTCGGGCGTCGGACATCCCGGTTCGGAACGCGTCGTTTCGTTTGTCCTCGGGGATCCCCGGGCCGTCGTCGGCGACGTAGAACCCATCGGGGAGGGCGCCGACCTCGACGGTCACTCCCGGCTCCGAGTGTTCGATGGCGTTTCGATACAGTTCCCCGAACACCCCCCGGAGCCGCTCGCGGTCGGCGACGACCGTCCCGAACGCCGCGTTCCCGTCGAGACCACGGCGGTCAGCGTCGCCGGTGTCGAGATCCACCCAAGCGGATCGGGCTGTCGACGCCAGATCGACGGCGTCGGCCGAGACGACCGGACGACCCTGCTGGACCAACGCGTTCAGCTCGTCGAGAAACGAGTCGATGCGGTCGAGGGCGTCAAGCCCCTTTCGAACCGCCTCGGGGGTGTCGTCCTCGCGGGCCGCGTCGGTCCCGTCGCCGAGATACTGGAGATAGCCGGTTGCGACGTTCAACGGGCTCCGCAGATCGTGCGAGAGGGCGTGCCTGACGTCCTCGAGTCGTTCCCGTTCCTGTTTGGCGGCCCGTCGATGGACGGCCACACCCCCGGCAGTCGTGTCCCCGGGCGGGCGGCCGGGGCCGAGCGTCCGCCGAACCCGCTCGATCAATCGGTCGATCGGATCGGGCGTCCCCCGACGGACGTATCCGGAGACGCCGGCTTCGAGTGCAGCGGCCGCGAGCCCCTCGGATCCGTCGGTGACGAACAGCACGAACGGAGCGGTCGGCGACGCGAGGCGGCGTGTCCGCTCTCTGGAGAGCTCGACACCGTCCATCCCCGGGAGGGAAGCGGCGCTGACGATGCAGTCGACCGGTTCCGCGAGCGCCCGAAGGGACGCAAGCGCGGACTCCGCGTCGGGCTCCGAGAGCACCTCGACTGCCGTTTCGAGCTGTGAGAGTCGCGCCGTTATCGCAGCGTTGTCTTCCGATTCGATCCCGACGAGCAGCACGCGGCGTGTCGACCCCATTACGACGGGATACGTGCCATCGCAACCAATACGCTTCGGGTCGGCACGGGGTATCTGGAGCCCGCGGCACGCGTGTTTCGATCGGCGGCGGACTCGCGCCCGATGGAATCGATATTGATTCAAAAAACCGTAGAAACAATCATATCCCGTCGGCTCACAGCAGTCATACATTGCCGGGGTCTATCGTTGCGGACTTTCGAGCCGACGTGGACGTAGACGGTCGCTTCGAGGAGGTTACCGACCGGACGCGGGTCGTTCTGAACGAGTCGAAGTTGGGTTTCGAGTTCGATGGCGAAAAACAGGTGTTCGAGCTATCGAGCGTCTTCGACGTCGTGCAGGGTGTTTCGCGGGGCCAAGAATCCGGATCGACCGGAACCGTCACCCTCGCGTCCCGAACCGATGGCCACCGAACGGCCATCTCGATCAACGCCGGCGTCGAGCGGTTGGTCACGTTCCAACAGGTCCTCTACAAACAGCTCCTGAGCGGAACGGACGTCGTGTTTCGGTGTCGGGACCGCGCCGGCACTGTCAACGGCGGACCACACGAGGGGACGCTGGCCGTCAGCCCCTCGTGGATCCGGCTTTGCCCCGACGGGACGGGCAAGTCGGTCAGCATCGCCAGAGACGAAATAATCAGCTTCGAGACGCCGTCCAGCGTGTCCGGGCAGGACGACAAGCGGCCGGCAGTAGCTATCTACGCTGACACCGGCGATCGGGTTCTCAAGGTGACCACGAGTCTGCCGTCGTTTCGGCTTCTCAATCTGTTCGGGCGGTATCTGCGGGCCGACCTGTTGTCCACCGACGCGATCGGGACCGCATCCGACGACGTCGACACGATCGACCTCCTGTTCGTCGACGACGATCCACACGATATCGAGATGGCGGGCGTGTTTCTGCGTCAGCACCTCGAGGGGCTATCCATGACTACGGCCACGGGCGCCGCGGACGCACTCGACGTTCTCGAAGACACTCCGAACGACGGCGGGATCAACTGCATCGTCAGCGACTACCAAATGCCCGGGATGGACGGCATCGAGTTCCTCAACGAGGTCCGCGAGCGGTATCCGGAGTTGCCGTTCATCCTCTACACCGGCCAGGGCAGCGAGACGGTCGCAAAGCAAGCGATTCTCGACAACGTCACCGACTACGTCGAAAAAGACGTCGGGCGCGGGCAATACGAGGTGCTCGCCGAGCGGATCCGAAAGGCAATCCGCTCCTGACGGGTCCACCTGTCGACTCCCGGAACCAAGGTTCTTATTCGGTGCCGCACCAAAGGTAGATACTCAAATGGCTCGCGCGGAGGACACCGAGGTCATCGACAAGTTCGAGACGTTCTATCGGGACTACTACCGGAACGAGATCGGCCAACTCGCACAGAAGTACCCCAACGAGAAGCGGTCGCTGTACGTCGATTGGAACGACCTCTATCGGTTCGACCCGGACCTCGCGGACGACTTCATCGCCCAGCCCGATCAGATGCTCGAGTACGCCGAGGAGGCGCTCCGGCTCTACGACCTGCCGGTGGACGTGAAGCTGGGACAGGCCCACGTCCGGGTGCAAAACCTCCAGCGCACGACCGGTATCCGTGACATCCGCGCGCGCCACCGCGGCCAACTCGTCGAGGTGAGCGGCATCGTCCGGAAAGCGACTGACGTCCGCCCGAAAGTGATCGAGGCGGCCTTCGAGTGCCAACGCTGTGGCACGCTGACGCGGATCCCACAGACTTCCGGGGAGTTCTACGAACCCCACGAGTGCCAGGGCTGTGAACGACAGGGTCCCTTCGACATCAATTTCGATCAATCGGAGTTCGTCGACGCCCAGAAACTCCGGGTTCAAGAATCCCCCGAGGGCCTCCGCGGCGGCGAGACGCCCCAGAGCATCGACGTCCACATCGACGACGACATCACGGGGCGGGTCACCGCCGGCGACCACGTCCGCGTGACGGGCGTTCTCCACCTCGAACAGCAGGGCTCGAACCAGGAGAAATCGCCGGTCTTCGACGTGTATATGGACGGGATGGCCGTCGAGATCGAGGACGAGCAGTTCGAGGACATGGACATCACCGACGAGGACAAAAAACGGATCATCGAACTCTCCAACGAGTCCGACATCTACGAGAAGATGATCGCCTCGATGGCGCCCTCCATCTACGGTTACGACCAGGAGAAACTCGCCATCATCATGCAGTTGTTCTCCGGTGTGACGAAGCATCTGCCCGACGGCTCCCGGACGCGTGGCGATTTGCACATGCTTCTAATTGGAGATCCGGGTACGGGTAAGTGTCTAAAATCTGATACGAAAGTCTCACTTCCGGACGGAACGCAACGGGAAATCGGTAAACTAGTCGAAGGGAACCTCGATGATCCCACCCCAGTTGACGACGGTTTTTATCAGAAATGCTTCATACCGGTGCTGACGACTGACGGCCGACGGATCGTTCCCGGTACCGCGAGCAAACTCTGGAAGCGACAGACACCGGAACGGATGTACAACATTCGAACCGAAAGCGGCAACACACTCGAAGTGACTCCCTCGCATCCGCTCTTCAGGCAGATCGAGGGGAGGTTGGAGCCGACTACTGCGTCGGAGTTGGAGGAAGGCGATTTTATCGCAACACCGACTGAACTCCCGAGCGAACCGGACGAGTCGATCGACATCCAGTACGCGCCGTCCGAGTCACCGAACGCGAACAGGTTACATGCTCCCGAGACGCTCACCGACGGGGTTGCGAGGCTCATAGGCTACGTCGTCGGCGAGGGGCACATCTCCGGCGGGGAGTTCAGTCAGGAGGTCACGGTCACGAATGCGGACGAGGAGATTCTCGAGGACGTCAGCACCGTACTCGGGAGTTTGGGGCTGCGATACCGGCGGCAACCACATCAGACGAAGCCGAGCGTCTCGACAGTTAGATGCTCGTCCGTGGAGCTCGCCCGATTCTTTGAGGCGTTGGAACCGAACATGCTCGAGCGCTCCGCCCACCAGCGCGTGCCGGATGTCGTCCTTCGCGCAAGGCCACAGCGGAAAGCCGAATTCCTCCGAGCGTACGTCGACGGGGAATGTACGGTGTCCCCGAAGGAACGGGAGATAGTCGTCGCGTCGATGAGCGAGGAGCTGCTCGAAGACGTGCAGAGCCTGCTTCTCTCGTTCGGGATCCAGAGCCAACTCCATCCCCGTAATAACGACAGCTACCGGCTCAGAATCAGCGGGGCCGATTTCGAGCGTTACGTCGGCCGAATCGGGTTCGTCACGGAACGGAAGGCCGTCTCGGCCGCCGAGTTCGACGACGTCGAGGCGAACACGAACACGGACGTCGTTCCGAACGTGGGGGGAACGCTCCGGGACGTCCGCGAAGCCCTCGCCCTCTCGCAGTTCGACTGCGGCGTCCCCCGAACGACGTATCAACACTACGAACGCGGGGACCGAAACCCGAGTCGATCCACCCTGCACACTGTCCTCAATGCGTTTGAGGCGCGCACGGAGCGGCTGTCGGCGCTCCGCGAACGGGTCACCGACGGCGGGTGGGACGCGATCGTCACCGCCCGCGACGAACTCGGCATCTCGCAGGCGGCGTTGGCCGACGGCATGGACGTCTCCCAGACGGCTATCAGCTACTACGAACGAAACGAGGTCGCCCCCGACGGCGGCTGCGTGATGGACGCAAGCGGGGTCGTCTTGGATCGACTCGACGCGGCGCTCTCGGTCGCGGAAGACATCGACCGACTCAGAGCGCTCGCCGAAAGCGACATCGGGTGGGACCGGATCGACTCGATCGAGGCTGTCGACCCGGACTACGAGTGGGTCTACGACCTTGAGGTCGAGGGGACACACACGTACATCTCCAACAACGTCGTCTCGCACAACTCCCAGTTGCTCCAGTACATTCGCAACCTTGCTCCACGATCTGTTTATACATCTGGCAAAGGATCGTCCAGTGCCGGTCTCACCGCTGCGGCTGTCAGAGACGACTTCGGCGACGGCCAACAGTGGACGCTCGAGGCCGGCGCGCTCGTGCTCGCCGATCAGGGGATCGCGGCTGTCGACGAACTCGATAAGATGCGGTGTGTTACCGGTGATACGCTTGTGCATCTATCTGACGGACGTCTCTCCCGGATTAATGAGCTCGCACGCGAGGCAAAACAGGGAGGAACCATCGAAGAGCTTCCTAACGGGCGTACGATCCGTAATATCGATCTGACGGCGTGGACGATGTCCGATACTGGTCGTCTCGTCGAGCGTCCGATAACTGCCATTCACGAGTACGGAGCGCCGGAAGAACTCACCGAAATCACCCTTGAGTCGGGGGAACGGATCTCCGCGACTCACGATCATCCGTTCTTCGTATTCGAGGATGGGAAACGCCACAAGCGACCGGCGACCGATCTCGAGCCAGGCGACTGGACGTACGTCCCCAAGCAACTCTCGGAACCGACAACCGACGGAGGGATAGCTTCGGACAGCGGTGGAGGTTCGATATCAAGCCACAACGTCCAACCCTCCTTCGGTGCGGTACTTGGGTATCTTTCGGGGGACGGTAACGTCTATTACAACCGCCACGAGGAACGCTACGGGATTCGTTTTATTAATAATCAAGAAGAGCTTTTGCAGGATTTCGAACAGGCCTGCATAGATGCCTTCGGTAAAGTGCCCGTGCGACACCCGAGCGGGCAGCGGAATGATGGGGTTGAGACGGTCCGACTCCACGGTCGCGAATACGCTGACAGAGTTCTTGACGCCGGAATGAACGTCGAAACGCACGATGACAAATCGTTCCCAACCCGTGTCACAACTGGCACGAGACGAACGAAAGCAGCGTTTATTCGAGCGTTCGCTGACAGCGAAGGTAACGTCGATTCCAGCACAGGAAATGTACGAATGTACTCCGCAAGCGGGGAGATTCTCTTAGGAATAAAAAGTCTCTTGTTGGAGTTCGGCATTTCCTGTCAGATCCGAACTCGGGAGCGGAGTGAAAAGCGTGACATCCACGTCCTTGGGATTACATCAGCGGAGTCGATTCGATCGTATAACCGACATATCGGCTTCACTCTCGAGCGAAAACAGGATGCACTTGCTGAAGTCTGTGCCTCCGTCGATGGAGATCGGACGACCATAGACGTGCTTCCTGACTGCGGCGATCTACTTAGAGACGTTCGGGCCTCGCTACGACTACACCAGTCCGAATGCGGGATCGACGGCACGACCTACTGTAATTTCGAAAACGGTGACGCGAACTGTTCACTTCACCGCGCCAGCACGATCTTAGAGGCGTTCGAAAAGCGGATCGAAACTGCGAACCGGGATACAGAGGTGTTGGTCGATGATTGTAATTGGGATTCCCTCCAGCGTCTCAAAGATCGCTATCACGTCTCACAGGGGGAACTTGCAAACGGTACAGCACTCAGCCAGCAACAAATCTCTAAGGGGTGGGAAAATAGTGAGGACGTTCGTGAGATCGTTCGAGCTGAACTGCACAGGCTCGTTGTGGACGTCTCTAATACGGAACTGTCCCCACTCGATGATCTGATCAACGGAGATGTAAAATGGAGACGAGTCAGATCCGTCGATACGGTTGTATCCGGGCCGAAAAACGACCGAATCCCGATTCTACAGCAGGAACTTGCGGACGTACTTGATTCTCCGCCAGCCGAAGTAACGTCTCGGGCACAGGAGCTCCTTGATCGAAACTGCAAGATTGAGTCGTGGACGACACTTCGCGACGAGCTTGACACATACGGAATCCCGTTGTGGGTCCTCGGGTCGGATCTCGGTGTGACTGGTTTGACGATCTCTCGGTGGTCGAACGGCATCGTCGAGACTGATCGATTCGAAGAAGTCAAAACCGCCGCAGAGAACCGGATTTCGGAGAAGTGTTCTAAAATTCGAAAGCTCCTAAACGAGATCGAGTCTCGACGAGAGGCGAACGTTTATGATCTGACTGTCGAGGGAACACACAATTTCGTCGCGAACGGAATGGTCGTGCACAATTCCGAGGACCGCTCGGCGATGCACGAAGCGCTCGAGCAGCAGTCCTACCACCCCGACACCGAACTCCTGCTGGCGGACGGTCGTCGCGTCGACATCGGCGAGTTCGTCGACACCCGTATGCAGGAACATCCGGAGCGGGTCACCGACGGCGTCGATTGCGAGATCCTCCCCGTCGAGGACGTCCGGGTCCACTCGACTGATTTCGAGACCAACGAGACGACGAAACTGCCTGTCGATCGCGTGAGCAGACACGAGGCACCCGAGGAGTTCGTCCGGGTGTCGTTCTCCAACGGCCGGGAGGTGACAGTCACGCCCGAGCATCCGATGTTCGTCGATGACGGTGGCGAGATCGGTACCGTCGAGGCCGACGACATCGAGGTGGGCGCGTTCGTCCCCGCGCCGCGAAAGCTGCCTAATTCGAGCGCCGCAGTCGAACTCGACGGCGAACCACACCGCGGCAAGGAGAAGGACGTACGCCTGCCGGCGGAGCTCTCGGGCGATCTCGCGGAGATCCTCGGCTTCCTCGTCGCGGAGGGACACGCCTACGCCGGCTCGACCCACGAGATCGGCTTCTCCAGTCACGACGAGCGGTTACTGGAGCGGATGGACCGACTCGTGCAGTCGGTGTTCGGCGTAGAGAGCACCGACACGACGAACGCCGCCGGGACGGTGACCAAACGGTGGGTCTCGACGGAGCTCTACCGGTGGTTCCAGCGCAACGTCCCCGGCGTCATGGAGACGGCCCGCGACAGGCGGGTCCCGGACCGAGTGCTGGGCGCCTCCGAGGAGGCGATCCGCCGGTTCCTCGTCGGCGCGTTCGCGGGCGACGGCGGCGTCGAGAGCGAGGCGATGTCCTTCTCGACCGCCTCGGACGGTCTCGCGGAGGACTACGCCGACGCGCTGGCGAAGGTCGGCGTCGCCTCTCGGATCCACCACGACGCGACCGAGGACTCCTGGAAGGTGTACGTGATGGGTGATTCGACCGAGCGGTTCGTCGATTCGATCGTCGATCCCGCCGACGAGCGATACGAGGAGGCACAGGCGTTCGTCGAACGGAGCAACGAAGCGAGACGACACCACGACGTCCTTCCGACGAGCGCCGCGCGCGAGCTCCGAGACCTCAAGCGATTGCTCGGCGTCGGACGCACCGGGAAATTCCGGACGCATTTCGACGAAGGCTACGGTATCCAAATCGAAACGGTGCGCGAGGAGCTCGAAGCACTCCGGACCCGAGCTGAGGAGGTCGAACGAGCGATACAGCAGGCCGAGACCCTTGCCGAGATCAGAGCGGTAGTTGGCTGGTCGGGCCGACAGTTGGCGGACCGGATCGAGGGAGCAACGACGGGAACGATACACTACGCCGAGAGCGGCGGATACGACGCGGCTCGGCGCTCCGAGTTGGCCGACCACGCAAGGAATGCCGCATACGCTGCCCTCGATGAGTTCGACAATAGAGCCGGGCGACTGGATGATCGCTGTGACCTCCGATACTACCGCGTCACGGACGTCGAGACGATCCCAAACGAGGGCGAAGACGCCTGCGAGTGGGTCTACGACGTGACCGTCGAGCCGACGAACACGTTCGTGAGCCGGGGCGTCGTGCTTCACAACTCGATCTCCATCTCCAAGGCCGGAATCAACGCCACCCTCAAATCGCGGTGCTCGCTTTTGGGTGCTGCGAACCCCAAGTACGGCCGCTTCGACCAGTACGAGCCGATCGGCGAGCAGATCGACCTCGAACCGGCACTCATTTCGCGGTTCGATCTGATCTTCACGGTCACCGATCAGCCGGACGCCGAGGAGGACGCGAACCTCGCCGAGCACATCATCAACACCAACTACGCGGGCGAGTTGCACACCCACCGCGAGAACACGACGACCTCGAACGTTTCCGAGGAGGAGGTCGAAAACGTCACCGAGGACGTCGAGCCAGAGATCGACGCCGAGTTGCTCCGGAAGTACGTCGCCTACGCCAAGCGGAACTGCTACCCGATGATGACCGAGGAAGCCAAAGCGGAGATCCGGGACTTCTACGTCGACCTGCGCGCGAAGGGTCAAGACGAGGACGCCCCGGTCCCGGTGACGGCCCGGAAGCTGGAGGCGCTGGTGCGGCTCGCGGAGGCCTCCGCGCGGATGCGGCTGTCCGATACCGTCGACAGCGGGGACGCCGAGCGCGTCATCGAGATCGTCCGCTCGTGTCTCCAGGACATCGGCGTCGACCCCGAGACCGGCGAGTTCGACGCCGACGTCGTCGAGACCGGCCAGAGCAAGACCCAACGCGACCGCATCAAGAACGTCAAGTCGCTGATCGCCGAGATCGAGTCCGAGTACGACGAGGGTGCGCCGATAGAGACGATCCTCGACCGCGCCGAGGAGGTCGGCATGGAGCGCTCCCAGGCCGAACACGAGATCGAGAAGCTCCGTCGACAGGGCGACGTGTACGAACCGACGACGGACCATCTGAGGACGGTGTGAATGGACCGAATCGCAGCCCTTCGTCGGATCGAGGCGTCGCTATCGGCGTTCGAGTCCGGCGAGACCGACCTCGAGACGTGCGAACGGCGTGTCCGCGCCGTCGTTCGAACGTTTGCGACGGAGTTCGACGGCGACTTCTCGGCGTATCGCGCGGACGACGGGACCGTCGTCGTCGCCGCCTCCGAGCGTGAGGCCCGCAAGCGGGTCCGCGAACTGACCGACGCCGACGCGCCGACGGTTCGGCCGGTCGAATGAGCGCGTAGTTTTAATATCGAAACCGTCGGAAAATTAGGCCGTGCTGTTGGTTGTGACGTACTCACAGGCCGCTCGGACGTCGCTTCGGAACGTCTGTCGGACGCACGCCTCGAGTGTCGTTCGACGACTCGGGCGAGCGGCGCTGCTCGAGGAGACCGAACACGGCGCGTTTTTGGCGCTTCGGCTGCGCGAGAAGCACCCCGAGACGGTTCGACTCGAGCGGACGGAGCCGCTCAACGAGTTCCGAGACGTCCCCGAGTCGGTCCGCGACGCCGCACGCGCCTACGAGGACCGGGCGAACGACACCACGCCGTACTCGGCGTTCGCTGTCGGGTCTGTGCATCCGGCACCGTCGACGCTGAAGAGCCGGGACCTGTGAGCCTGTATGCACACGTCCGGCTGATCGTCCCGGGTATGTCGGTATCCCGCCGCGACGCGCTCGCGGCAGTGGGCCGATCGCTGGGTATCGAGACGAGCGTCGACGACGAACTGCGGACGCTGCGGGCGGAACTCGAGTCGACTCCGGCGGCGGTCCCGTCGCGAGCGACGGCACGCCGTCGCGTCGCCGAGACCGCCGCCGAACTCGAAGCGAAGCGCGAGCGTGTGGCGGCGCTTCGGGGGCGCATGCAGGCCGACGACGGGGACGCCGGCACCGCCTACCGGGATGCGATTCGGACACTCTCCGAGGCCGAAACGGAGTACGCAGCCGCGAGGGAGGCCCTCGACGACGCTCGCGAGCGGGCACGAACCGCACTGGACGACCGCGACCGTCGCTTGCGTTTGGAGGACCGCCTCGGGAACGCCGAGCGGACGGCTCGCCGGGAGCTGTTATCAGCGATCCGTCCGCGCGTCGACGACGCGGTGGCGGACGCGCCGGGAAGCGAGGCCGACGGGGTCGACGATGCCGACGCGGTGTCGGCTGCGCTCGCGCTCGCGAAGGTGGGCCGGATTCGACGCCCGGTCGTCCTCGCCTGCGGTCGGTTCCCGAGCCGCGACGCCGCCGAGCGCTGGCTCGGGACACCGGCGTACCGGATCCCGCCGCAGGGGTGATCCGGCGGTTTATTACTCAGCACGCGGGAAAGCCGGATATGCCGACGCTGAGTGCCGCCGTCGTCGAAGGGGAACGGGCGACGTTCGTCGAG
The genomic region above belongs to Natronomonas moolapensis 8.8.11 and contains:
- a CDS encoding DUF7856 family protein; this translates as MSLYAHVRLIVPGMSVSRRDALAAVGRSLGIETSVDDELRTLRAELESTPAAVPSRATARRRVAETAAELEAKRERVAALRGRMQADDGDAGTAYRDAIRTLSEAETEYAAAREALDDARERARTALDDRDRRLRLEDRLGNAERTARRELLSAIRPRVDDAVADAPGSEADGVDDADAVSAALALAKVGRIRRPVVLACGRFPSRDAAERWLGTPAYRIPPQG